TAGTTGAGACAATCCAGAAGAAGAATCATGATTATGGAAATAGCTTTGAGAAGTTATTTGATCGCATTGGTCTTGATTATGCTGTCATTCGACAGATGGAAAAGACAGATCGCTTGGAGAGCTTGGTTATCAATAACCTTGCCCCACAAGTGGATGATGAGAGTACAGAAGATACTTTCAAAGATATTGCAGGGTACGCTCTCTTGACTTTAGCAGTGTTAAGAAAGCGTGGTATGAAGGATACAGAACTAGAAGCACCAGAAAAAATAACTGTCAAGGATGGACAGATTACAGCACCAAACTTCACTGTCCCATCAAACCCTAATTACTACCCACAATTTGATCCACAGTTAAGCCAATTCTTTGGTGGAAAGGAAAATGGGTAAGGGCAATAGGAATTACAAGCGAGGCTATCAGACAGAATACAGATGTGTTAAATCATTTGATGAAATAGACCCTAGCTGGGCTACCAGAAGCCCATCATCCAAGGGTATGTTTGATGTAACAGCAGTGACTAGAGAAGGAACGTTCTTGATCCAGTTAAAAAGGACAAAGCGAAAGGCTTATTATTCTGCTTACAGGCATGAGATTGAAGGCATCCAAGAATGGCTCAAGAAATGGGGCAGGAAACCAAGTTGGCTACACTGTCAATTCTGGGTATGGACTGATCGCAAAGGCTGGACAAAATACAACATTACTAAAACAAAGGTGGAAGAGATATAATGACTAACGACACTCTAAAGAAACTACAGCTATCCCAAAAGATGAAAGATGTTCAGAGCTTGGATGAATTTCAAGCAGTATGCAAGGAAATTGAGCAAACAATGAGGGCAGAGCGTGATGAGAAGATTGACCAGATCACGAAGATGCAGGAAGAAGCCAATGAGCTTACTGAGCAGTTAGCTGAGACAGTACACTTGCAGGCAGAGCTTGAGGAAGATATTGAAAACCACCCAGAGGTTAAACCTGTACTTGACTTGCTATTCTCTACTGTAGGTACAGATGGCATTGCAGAGTTTGGTAATATCCTTGGTGCTAACAAGTAATATTTTTTTATCCCACTGTAATCTAAAAGATTACAAGTGACAGCAAGACAGATTTACAGGAGAGTAGAGCATAGATGAGCAGAGAGAGGCGAGGTCAGAAAGATGGTGACATTTCACCACAGGAGGCTCATGGGTTGGCTGTTCAAGCAGTCAATCTCATGCAGTCTGATGATCCAGACGAGCAGTTAGAAGGATGGGAAAAAGCAGACGAGCTTTACAACAAGCATGAGGCATTCATTAAATCTACTATCTTAAACCCTAAGAAAATCAAAGTTGATTTAGGTGTATGGGATTCCACTGTAGATAAAGTGGGCTGGGATGAGCTAGAAGGTGAGGCTAGGGTGCAATTCTTTGAGGCTTTGCATAAGTTTGATCCTGACAATGGCACATACTTCCCACACTTCATCAAGAGCAAGCTACAGTATGGCATCTTTAATTATTTGAGAGACAATTCAAAGTTTGATGATGCAATTAAAGCCACTGAGAGCTTTGAGGACTTGCTAGATGAGAATAGGGATGAACATGGTGGGGCAATTTCAAAGGCTCTATACACTGATGTGATGGCAGAAGGTCAACAGTTTCAGAAAGATATTGACTCTAAGCTATTAGAAGAAGCCAAGACTAGCTCTAATAAAGAGCTTGCAGTAAGAGTGGCATGGAATAGCCTTTCAGACAAGCACAAAAATGTTCTTGAAATGATAGTGAATAAAGAATACACCTTGCGAGAAGCTGGCAAAGAATTAGGGGTGCATTTCACCACTGTCAGGGACATTAAAAACACAGCCCTTAAAAAGATGGAGAAATTAGTGAAAAAATTTGCTTCATAGCCCCTATTTTCCCTACACCCTTGAACTATAGAGGATGAGAGCATAAAAAGAGGCTTTCAAAAGGGGTTGAGCTAACTATTTAAGGTTCAGTAAAACCCTACCATGTGAGTCAGATGTAATGGGGCAGGACATACGCTGGCATGGAACAAAGACTAAGGGCTATTTTCACAGCTATTAATTGGCTAGTGAAGGTAGTCCTTCTTTGTGTATAAGGGGGGTTTTATTATGAAGCGACCTTTTAAAAAGAAAAAGAAGAAACAGCAGAAACGAGTTGATGAGTCAGAGCAGATCAAACAGAGCTTAATGAAATTATTAAATAATAGGAGAGATTAGATGAGCTTAGTTGAGGAAAAGAAAGACTGGAAGGTGCTTAAGGCAGAGGCTATGGCACACTTGCACAGGCTTTATTTTGATGAGACAGATGATAGACCTTGGGCAGTTGCTTGGTCAGGAGGTAAGGACAGCACCACAGTATTAGGGCTGATCGTTGAATTTCTTGAGAGCTTGCCACCAGAAAGAAGGCACAG
This Halobacillus litoralis DNA region includes the following protein-coding sequences:
- a CDS encoding nucleotide modification associated domain-containing protein; protein product: MSLDRHLEEISRELVETIQKKNHDYGNSFEKLFDRIGLDYAVIRQMEKTDRLESLVINNLAPQVDDESTEDTFKDIAGYALLTLAVLRKRGMKDTELEAPEKITVKDGQITAPNFTVPSNPNYYPQFDPQLSQFFGGKENG
- a CDS encoding sigma-70 family RNA polymerase sigma factor; translation: MAVQAVNLMQSDDPDEQLEGWEKADELYNKHEAFIKSTILNPKKIKVDLGVWDSTVDKVGWDELEGEARVQFFEALHKFDPDNGTYFPHFIKSKLQYGIFNYLRDNSKFDDAIKATESFEDLLDENRDEHGGAISKALYTDVMAEGQQFQKDIDSKLLEEAKTSSNKELAVRVAWNSLSDKHKNVLEMIVNKEYTLREAGKELGVHFTTVRDIKNTALKKMEKLVKKFAS